One part of the Arabidopsis thaliana chromosome 4, partial sequence genome encodes these proteins:
- the DTX35 gene encoding detoxifying efflux carrier 35 (detoxifying efflux carrier 35 (DTX35); FUNCTIONS IN: antiporter activity, drug transmembrane transporter activity; INVOLVED IN: anther dehiscence, flavonoid metabolic process, pollen development; LOCATED IN: plasma membrane, membrane; EXPRESSED IN: 25 plant structures; EXPRESSED DURING: 13 growth stages; CONTAINS InterPro DOMAIN/s: Multi antimicrobial extrusion protein MatE (InterPro:IPR002528); BEST Arabidopsis thaliana protein match is: MATE efflux family protein (TAIR:AT4G00350.1); Has 11724 Blast hits to 11622 proteins in 2105 species: Archae - 230; Bacteria - 8860; Metazoa - 143; Fungi - 322; Plants - 1354; Viruses - 0; Other Eukaryotes - 815 (source: NCBI BLink).) → MDPTAPLLTHGGEVEEDYAPARSWTDVKRVLSTESAKLWMIAAPVGFNIICQYGVSSVTNIFVGHIGEVELSAVSISLSVIGTFSFGFLLGMGSALETLCGQAYGAGQVNMLGVYMQRSWIILFVSCFFLLPIYIFATPVLRLLGQAEEIAVPAGQFTLLTIPQLFSLAFNFPTSKFLQAQSKVVAIAWIGFVALSLHVIMLWLFIIEFGWGTNGAALAFNITNWGTAIAQIVYVIGWCNEGWTGLSWLAFKEIWAFVRLSIASAVMLCLEIWYMMSIIVLTGRLDNAVIAVDSLSICMNINGLEAMLFIGINAAISVRVSNELGLGRPRAAKYSVYVTVFQSLLIGLVFMVAIIIARDHFAIIFTSSKVLQRAVSKLAYLLGITMVLNSVQPVVSGVAVGGGWQGLVAYINLGCYYIFGLPFGYLLGYIANFGVMGLWSGMIAGTALQTLLLLIVLYKTNWNKEVEETMERMKKWGGSETTSKDILA, encoded by the exons ATGGATCCGACGGCGCCGTTGCTTACACACGGTGGCGAAGTAGAGGAGGATTATGCTCCGGCGAGGAGCTGGACCGATGTGAAACGAGTCTTATCTACAGAGTCGGCCAAGTTGTGGATGATAGCTGCTCCTGTGGGGTTCAACATCATCTGCCAATACGGAGTTAGCTCAGTCACTAATATCTTTGTCGGTCACATCGGCGAAGTCGAGCTCTCCGCcgtctctatctctctttccGTCATCGGTACCTTCTCCTTCGGTTTCTTG CTTGGTATGGGAAGTGCTCTTGAAACATTATGTGGTCAAGCATATGGAGCTGGTCAAGTCAATATGTTAGGAGTTTATATGCAGAGATCTTGGATTATCTTGTtcgtttcttgtttcttcctcCTTCCTATTTACATCTTTGCCACGCCGGTTCTGAGACTACTCGGTCAAGCAGAGGAGATCGCTGTTCCAGCTGGACAGTTCACTCTTCTAACCATACCACAGCTCTTCTCACTGGCCTTTAATTTCCCAACCTCTAAGTTCCTTCAAGCACAGAGCAAAGTGGTTGCTATTGCTTGGATTGGATTTGTGGCTCTTTCCCTTCACGTTATTATGCTCTGGTTGTTTATAATCGAGTTTGGTTGGGGGACAAATGGTGCTGCTTTGGCGTTTAATATTACAAACTGGGGAACTGCAATTGCTCAAATTGTTTATGTGATTGGTTGGTGTAATGAAGGCTGGACTGGTTTATCTTGGTTGGCTTTTAAAGAGATTTGGGCTTTCGTTAGACTCTCCATTGCATCTGCTGTTATGCTTTGTCTTGAGATCTGGTATATGATGAGTATCATTGTTCTTACTGGCCGTCTTGACAATGCAGTTATCGCTGTTGATTCCCTTTCTATATG CATGAATATCAACGGCTTGGAGGCTATGTTATTCATCGGAATAAATGCAGCTATAAG TGTCCGTGTATCCAATGAGCTTGGCCTAGGCCGTCCACGAGCAGCTAAGTACTCTGTCTATGTCACGGTCTTCCAGTCTCTCCTCATTGGTCTTGTCTTTATGGTGGCTATCATCATAGCCAGAGACCATTTTGCTATCATCTTCACAAGCAGTAAAGTACTTCAGCGTGCAGTGTCTAAGCTAGCTTATCTTCTTGGTATAACCATGGTTCTCAACAGTGTGCAGCCGGTTGTTTCTG GTGTGGCTGTTGGAGGCGGTTGGCAAGGCTTAGTGGCCTATATCAACTTGGGCTGTTACTACATTTTTGGCCTTCCCTTTGGATATCTTCTTGGTTACATTGCAAACTTTGGAGTGATG GGACTTTGGTCTGGAATGATAGCCGGGACAGCGCTTCAAACGTTGTTACTGTTGATTGTTCTGTATAAGACAAACTGGAATAAAGAG GTGGAGGAGACGATGGAACGTATGAAGAAATGGGGAGGGAGTGAGACGACATCCAAGGATATACTTGCgtga
- the DTX35 gene encoding detoxifying efflux carrier 35 (detoxifying efflux carrier 35 (DTX35); FUNCTIONS IN: antiporter activity, drug transmembrane transporter activity; INVOLVED IN: anther dehiscence, flavonoid metabolic process, pollen development; LOCATED IN: membrane; EXPRESSED IN: 24 plant structures; EXPRESSED DURING: 13 growth stages; CONTAINS InterPro DOMAIN/s: Multi antimicrobial extrusion protein MatE (InterPro:IPR002528); BEST Arabidopsis thaliana protein match is: MATE efflux family protein (TAIR:AT4G00350.1).) — MDPTAPLLTHGGEVEEDYAPARSWTDVKRVLSTESAKLWMIAAPVGFNIICQYGVSSVTNIFVGHIGEVELSAVSISLSVIGTFSFGFLLGMGSALETLCGQAYGAGQVNMLGVYMQRSWIILFVSCFFLLPIYIFATPVLRLLGQAEEIAVPAGQFTLLTIPQLFSLAFNFPTSKFLQAQSKVVAIAWIGFVALSLHVIMLWLFIIEFGWGTNGAALAFNITNWGTAIAQIVYVIGWCNEGWTGLSWLAFKEIWAFVRLSIASAVMLCLEIWYMMSIIVLTGRLDNAVIAVDSLSICMNINGLEAMLFIGINAAISVRVSNELGLGRPRAAKYSVYVTVFQSLLIGLVFMVAIIIARDHFAIIFTSSKVLQRAVSKLAYLLGITMVLNSVQPVVSGVAVGGGWQGLVAYINLGCYYIFGLPFGYLLGYIANFGVMGLWSGMIAGTALQTLLLLIVLYKTNWNKEVEETMERMKKWGGSETTSKDILASGWPSGLRRQTQVLVFVRGRGFKPHF, encoded by the exons ATGGATCCGACGGCGCCGTTGCTTACACACGGTGGCGAAGTAGAGGAGGATTATGCTCCGGCGAGGAGCTGGACCGATGTGAAACGAGTCTTATCTACAGAGTCGGCCAAGTTGTGGATGATAGCTGCTCCTGTGGGGTTCAACATCATCTGCCAATACGGAGTTAGCTCAGTCACTAATATCTTTGTCGGTCACATCGGCGAAGTCGAGCTCTCCGCcgtctctatctctctttccGTCATCGGTACCTTCTCCTTCGGTTTCTTG CTTGGTATGGGAAGTGCTCTTGAAACATTATGTGGTCAAGCATATGGAGCTGGTCAAGTCAATATGTTAGGAGTTTATATGCAGAGATCTTGGATTATCTTGTtcgtttcttgtttcttcctcCTTCCTATTTACATCTTTGCCACGCCGGTTCTGAGACTACTCGGTCAAGCAGAGGAGATCGCTGTTCCAGCTGGACAGTTCACTCTTCTAACCATACCACAGCTCTTCTCACTGGCCTTTAATTTCCCAACCTCTAAGTTCCTTCAAGCACAGAGCAAAGTGGTTGCTATTGCTTGGATTGGATTTGTGGCTCTTTCCCTTCACGTTATTATGCTCTGGTTGTTTATAATCGAGTTTGGTTGGGGGACAAATGGTGCTGCTTTGGCGTTTAATATTACAAACTGGGGAACTGCAATTGCTCAAATTGTTTATGTGATTGGTTGGTGTAATGAAGGCTGGACTGGTTTATCTTGGTTGGCTTTTAAAGAGATTTGGGCTTTCGTTAGACTCTCCATTGCATCTGCTGTTATGCTTTGTCTTGAGATCTGGTATATGATGAGTATCATTGTTCTTACTGGCCGTCTTGACAATGCAGTTATCGCTGTTGATTCCCTTTCTATATG CATGAATATCAACGGCTTGGAGGCTATGTTATTCATCGGAATAAATGCAGCTATAAG TGTCCGTGTATCCAATGAGCTTGGCCTAGGCCGTCCACGAGCAGCTAAGTACTCTGTCTATGTCACGGTCTTCCAGTCTCTCCTCATTGGTCTTGTCTTTATGGTGGCTATCATCATAGCCAGAGACCATTTTGCTATCATCTTCACAAGCAGTAAAGTACTTCAGCGTGCAGTGTCTAAGCTAGCTTATCTTCTTGGTATAACCATGGTTCTCAACAGTGTGCAGCCGGTTGTTTCTG GTGTGGCTGTTGGAGGCGGTTGGCAAGGCTTAGTGGCCTATATCAACTTGGGCTGTTACTACATTTTTGGCCTTCCCTTTGGATATCTTCTTGGTTACATTGCAAACTTTGGAGTGATG GGACTTTGGTCTGGAATGATAGCCGGGACAGCGCTTCAAACGTTGTTACTGTTGATTGTTCTGTATAAGACAAACTGGAATAAAGAG GTGGAGGAGACGATGGAACGTATGAAGAAATGGGGAGGGAGTGAGACGACATCCAAGGATATACTTGC GTCAGGATGGCCGAGTGGTCTAAGGCGCCAGACTCAAGTTCTGGTCTTCGTAAGAGGGCGTGGGTTCAAACCCCACTTCTGA
- the FIB2 gene encoding fibrillarin 2 (fibrillarin 2 (FIB2); FUNCTIONS IN: snoRNA binding; INVOLVED IN: response to salt stress, RNA methylation, rRNA processing; LOCATED IN: nucleolus; EXPRESSED IN: 23 plant structures; EXPRESSED DURING: 13 growth stages; CONTAINS InterPro DOMAIN/s: Fibrillarin (InterPro:IPR000692); BEST Arabidopsis thaliana protein match is: fibrillarin 1 (TAIR:AT5G52470.1); Has 30201 Blast hits to 17322 proteins in 780 species: Archae - 12; Bacteria - 1396; Metazoa - 17338; Fungi - 3422; Plants - 5037; Viruses - 0; Other Eukaryotes - 2996 (source: NCBI BLink).) encodes MRPPLTGSGGGFSGGRGRGGYSGGRGDGGFSGGRGGGGRGGGRGFSDRGGRGRGRGPPRGGARGGRGPAGRGGMKGGSKVIVEPHRHAGVFIAKGKEDALVTKNLVPGEAVYNEKRISVQNEDGTKTEYRVWNPFRSKLAAAILGGVDNIWIKPGAKVLYLGAASGTTVSHVSDLVGPEGCVYAVEFSHRSGRDLVNMAKKRTNVIPIIEDARHPAKYRMLVGMVDVIFSDVAQPDQARILALNASYFLKSGGHFVISIKANCIDSTVPAEAVFQTEVKKLQQEQFKPAEQVTLEPFERDHACVVGGYRMPKKPKAATAA; translated from the exons ATGAGACCTCCTCTAACTG GAAGTGGTGGTGGGTTCAGTGGTGGAAGAGGGCGTGGTGGATACAGTGGTGGTAGAGGTGACGGTGGATTCAGTGGTGGTCGAGGTGGCGGTGgtagaggaggaggaagaggttTCAGCGACCGTGGTGGTCGCGGCAGAGGAAGAGGACCACCACGTGGTGGTGCTCGCGGCGGCAGAGGACCAGCTGGCCGTGGAGGCATGAAAGGAGGAAGCAAAGTGATTGTGGAACCTCACAGACACGCAGGAGTGTTCATTGCAAAGGGTAAAGAAGATGCCCTTGTTACCAAGAATTTGGTTCCTGGTGAAGCTGTCTACAACGAGAAGAGAATCTCTGTTCAG AACGAAGATGGAACCAAGACTGAATACAGAGTTTGGAATCCTTTCCGTTCGAAGTTGGCTGCTGCTATTCTTGGTGGTGTTGATAACATCTGGATT AAACCTGGTGCTAAAGTTCTATACCTTGGTGCTGCTTCTGGAACCACAGTCTCTCATGTGTCTGATCTTGTTGGCCCT GAGGGGTGTGTGTACGCGGTTGAGTTTTCTCATAGAAGTGGTAGAGATTTGGTGAACATGGCAAAGAAGAGAACCAATGTTATTCCAATCATCGAGGATGCTAGACACCCAGCTAAATACAGAATGCTTGTAGGCATGGTTGATGTTATCTTCTCTGATGTTGCTCAGCCAGATCag GCTAGGATCTTGGCTTTGAATGCATCATACTTCCTCAAGTCAGGAGGACACTTTGTGATCTCAATAAAG GCAAACTGTATCGACTCCACCGTTCCAGCAGAAGCTGTGTTCCAGACTGAAGTGAAGAAGCTTCAACAGGAGCAATTCAAACCAGCTGAGCAAGTGACGCTTGAGCCATTTGAGCGTGACCATGCATGTGTCGTTGGTGGCTACCGTATGCCTAAGAAGCCAAAGGCTGCTACTGCTGCTTAG
- the DTX35 gene encoding detoxifying efflux carrier 35 — translation MDPTAPLLTHGGEVEEDYAPARSWTDVKRVLSTESAKLWMIAAPVGFNIICQYGVSSVTNIFVGHIGEVELSAVSISLSVIGTFSFGFLLGMGSALETLCGQAYGAGQVNMLGVYMQRSWIILFVSCFFLLPIYIFATPVLRLLGQAEEIAVPAGQFTLLTIPQLFSLAFNFPTSKFLQAQSKVVAIAWIGFVALSLHVIMLWLFIIEFGWGTNGAALAFNITNWGTAIAQIVYVIGWCNEGWTGLSWLAFKEIWAFVRLSIASAVMLCLEIWYMMSIIVLTGRLDNAVIAVDSLSICMNINGLEAMLFIGINAAISVRVSNELGLGRPRAAKYSVYVTVFQSLLIGLVFMVAIIIARDHFAIIFTSSKVLQRAVSKLAYLLGITMVLNSVQPVVSGVAVGGGWQGLVAYINLGCYYIFGLPFGYLLGYIANFGVMVREFRKWHELSQLMLKLKLMYNVFRDFGLE, via the exons ATGGATCCGACGGCGCCGTTGCTTACACACGGTGGCGAAGTAGAGGAGGATTATGCTCCGGCGAGGAGCTGGACCGATGTGAAACGAGTCTTATCTACAGAGTCGGCCAAGTTGTGGATGATAGCTGCTCCTGTGGGGTTCAACATCATCTGCCAATACGGAGTTAGCTCAGTCACTAATATCTTTGTCGGTCACATCGGCGAAGTCGAGCTCTCCGCcgtctctatctctctttccGTCATCGGTACCTTCTCCTTCGGTTTCTTG CTTGGTATGGGAAGTGCTCTTGAAACATTATGTGGTCAAGCATATGGAGCTGGTCAAGTCAATATGTTAGGAGTTTATATGCAGAGATCTTGGATTATCTTGTtcgtttcttgtttcttcctcCTTCCTATTTACATCTTTGCCACGCCGGTTCTGAGACTACTCGGTCAAGCAGAGGAGATCGCTGTTCCAGCTGGACAGTTCACTCTTCTAACCATACCACAGCTCTTCTCACTGGCCTTTAATTTCCCAACCTCTAAGTTCCTTCAAGCACAGAGCAAAGTGGTTGCTATTGCTTGGATTGGATTTGTGGCTCTTTCCCTTCACGTTATTATGCTCTGGTTGTTTATAATCGAGTTTGGTTGGGGGACAAATGGTGCTGCTTTGGCGTTTAATATTACAAACTGGGGAACTGCAATTGCTCAAATTGTTTATGTGATTGGTTGGTGTAATGAAGGCTGGACTGGTTTATCTTGGTTGGCTTTTAAAGAGATTTGGGCTTTCGTTAGACTCTCCATTGCATCTGCTGTTATGCTTTGTCTTGAGATCTGGTATATGATGAGTATCATTGTTCTTACTGGCCGTCTTGACAATGCAGTTATCGCTGTTGATTCCCTTTCTATATG CATGAATATCAACGGCTTGGAGGCTATGTTATTCATCGGAATAAATGCAGCTATAAG TGTCCGTGTATCCAATGAGCTTGGCCTAGGCCGTCCACGAGCAGCTAAGTACTCTGTCTATGTCACGGTCTTCCAGTCTCTCCTCATTGGTCTTGTCTTTATGGTGGCTATCATCATAGCCAGAGACCATTTTGCTATCATCTTCACAAGCAGTAAAGTACTTCAGCGTGCAGTGTCTAAGCTAGCTTATCTTCTTGGTATAACCATGGTTCTCAACAGTGTGCAGCCGGTTGTTTCTG GTGTGGCTGTTGGAGGCGGTTGGCAAGGCTTAGTGGCCTATATCAACTTGGGCTGTTACTACATTTTTGGCCTTCCCTTTGGATATCTTCTTGGTTACATTGCAAACTTTGGAGTGATGGTTAGAGAATTTAGAAAATGGCATGAGTTAAGTCAGTTAATGCTGAAGCTAAAACTTATGTATAATGTTTTCAGGGACTTTGGTCTGGAATGA